The genomic region GGTCGTGTGCCGGCCCTTGCCGTCCACGTCACGCGCCGCATGGACGGCCATCACGTCCTCGCCGAGCAGCGCGTTCGCGAGGGTCGACTTCCCGGCACCCGACTGCCCGAGGAGTACGGACGTCCCCCCGGACACGACGGCGCCGAGGACATCGAGCCCGTCCCCGTCCATGGAACTGACGGCCAGCACCTGCACACCCGGCGCCGTCGTCTCGACGTCCTGCACCAGATACGCCAGGCCCACCGCATCCGGCACCAGGTCCGCCTTGGTGAGCACGACCAGCGGCTGTGCCCCGGACTCCCAGGCCAGGGCCAGGAAGCGTTCGATGCGGCCGAGGTCGAGCTCCACCGCCAAGGAGACGGCGATGATCACGAAGTCGACGTTGGCGGCGAGAATCTGCCCCTCGGACCGCTTGGAGGAGGTGGAGCGCACGAAAGCGGTACGGCGTGGCAGATACGTCCGTACGTAGCGCGGGTTGCCGCCGGGTTCGACGGCGACCCAGTCGCCGGTGCACACGACCCGCATCGGGTCGTGCGGGGTGACGAACGCGGTGTCGGCCCGGAGGATCCCGTCGGCGGTGACCACGTCGCACTGGCCGCGGTCGACCCGGATCACCCGCCCGGGCAGCAGTCCTTCGGTGTCGTACGGGGCGAACTCGTCCGCCCATGCCTCGTCCCAGCCGTAGGGAGCGAGCGCGGAGAATGCAGAGCTGAAAGCAGAACTGGACGTCAAGGGAGACCCTTCACAAGGGTGGCCCCGGCGCGCGCACTCGGGCGCGAAGGAAGAGGAAGGTCAGCCGGCGGCCACGGAGGTGGACTTGATGAACTGGATGCGGGCAGCGCTCGTCGCAGCGACAGCCATCGGTCAACACCTCCCCAGCCAAATCACGTCACCCACGGCAACCTCGGTCGCCGTTCGAACAGCATCGAGCCTAGGGGTCACCAGGCGACGACGCCACCGAATTGCGGCGACCCCTTCAGCAGCAACCTCTTCGGCGACAGGCCCGAAGCGCACGCGGCGCGTCGTTCACACAGTGAACATGACGGCTTCGAGGTAGCGCGTGTTCTCAAGAGCTCCGCCGAAGACGAGGTCGGGGCGCGGGTCGGCACAGTCCCGGCCGCCCCAGTCGGAGCCGGCGACCTTGACGATCTGGCAGACCTGGCCACTGCCGATGTTGATGGCGAAGCCCAACATGTTCGGGGCGCTCGACTTCGCGCTGCCGATGTAGTTGTTCTTGCCGTCGGCGACGATGGCCGTCCACTGCGGTTTCCACTTGCCTTCGCCGTTGGCCGAATCGGGGTTGTGGACGAAGGCGTTGGCGGCCGAGCCGCCGGTGCCGGACACCGCGATGTTGAGGGCTTTGATCGGACGCTTCTGACCCGTCGTACCTGCCATCGTGCCGTCGCACACGGGCTTCTGCCAGCCCTGTCCGGAGACGTACGCGCGGTAGCAGATGTGCCGCCCGGACGGGTCGTTCCTGGCGAGTCTGGTCACGGCGGTGGCGGCGGTGTCCTGTGGGGGCTTCGCGGTCACGGTGGCCCGTGGCGGCTTCGCGGTCACGGTGACGGTGCCCTGTCCGCCGCTCTTCGTCTTCTTCGGCGTCTTCTTCGGCTTGGGCGACGGCGAGGTGGCCGTTGTGCTGGGCCGGGGTGGCAGCGCGTTGGCGGACTCGGTCGGTGTCGGCTCCTCGGCCTGAGGGCTCCTGCTCGTCTTGCTGCTCGCGTTGCCTGCTTGGCTCTGCCGACCGCCGTCGTTCGATTCACCGCCGCCCACGATCACCAGCGGTACGACGATGAGGGCGGCCACGCCCAGGGCCACCGGGCCGACGACCAAGGGCTTGTGGAGCAGGCCCCGCGACACGTACTCGTCGTCCGACTGGCGTGATCCGGTCTTGCGGACGATCTTCGGGGTGAGGGTGGGGCTGGGGCCCGGGGACGGCGTGGGGCCGGAGGTCGGCGTGGAGCTGAGGCTCAGGCTCGGGCGCGGAATGGACGGCAGCGACGGCAGCGACGGCAGTCCAGCGGGCAGCCATCGGCGCTGCTGCTCCCCCTCGTACGCCTCGTCGTCTGAGCCGTCGTCCTCATCGGCGGCGGCCTCATCGGCAGCGTCTGCATCGACGTCAGCGTCGGCAGCGGCGTCGACGTCAGCGTCGGCAGCGGCGTCGACGTCAGCGTCCGCAGCGGCAGCGGCTTCGTCGTCGGCAGCGGCAGCGGCAGCGGCTTCGTCGTCGGCAGCGGCAGCGGCTTCGTCGTCGGCAGCGGCAGCGGCTTCGTCGTCGGCAGCGGCAGCGGCTTCGTCGTCGTCGTCGAGGCCGGCTTCGGAAGGTTCCGGCGGTATCGGCGGTATCGCGTGTTCGTCCTGCTCGGGTGGCTGCTCCTGTTGTTCGAGGAGGCTGCTCGAACCATCGGGGGCCACCTCGACGAACGCCACATAGCCCGCGGAGGGGTCGGAGATGGTCGCCGTCACGGTGGTGTTCCGGTCGCGTGCGTGTCCATGCAGCGTGTCGAGGATCGCGGCGTCGAGCGGTACGCCTTCCGTCGTCGGCACGGGTTCGCCGTCGATGGCGGCCGAGCCGTCGCCGGAGATGACCACCGCGAAGCGAGGGGGCGGTTCGGACGTCTCCCCGGCGGGTTCCCGTTTGCCGAGATCCACCGATTTCCCGGGCTCGGACGTGGGATCTTCCGCGGTCGGCTCGTCCGTCTCTTCGCTCCGGCTCATGGCGCTTCCTTCCTGACGTTCCCTGCTGCGTGGTCCCTGTCGGGATCGTCACGACTGTCTCCGTGTCGCAACGGGTGTCGCACGGAAGCGGTTCAATTCTTCGGGCAGGCGCCCTCGCGATGGGCGGTTTGTGGTGTTCGGGGCTGTTCTGACGCGCCCTCAATTACGTGACAAGCAACTGCAGTTCAGTACAGTCCGGCACGTGAACGCCTATGAAGATTCCGTGCGTTTCGCCGTGCTGGGGCCGATCCGGGCCTGGCTCGGCGAACAGGAACTGGACCTCGGTTCGCCACAGCAACGGGCTGTGCTGGCCGCGCTGTTGCTGCGGCGTGGACGGCCTGTCCCGCTCGCCGAACTCCTCGACGCCGTCTGGGGCGAAGAGCAGCCTGCCGCTTCCATATCCGTCCTTCGGACCTATGTCTCGCGCCTCCGCAAGGTGCTGGAGCCGGGGCGGGACGCGGCCGAGGCACCCCTGTTGGTCGTCTCGGTCGGTGACGGATATCTGGTCCGGCTGCCGGAGGACGCCCTGGACCTCACCGTGTTCGAGCAGCGGGTCACGGAGGCGAAGAGGCTGCGCGCCGCCGGGGAGCTGTCCGCCGCCGCGGACCTGCTGCACGCCGCGCTCGGCGGCTGGCAGGGAGCGGCACTGGCCGGACTACCCGGTCCCCTGGCCGAGTCCGAGGGCTCCCGGCTGAACGAGGAGCGGCTGACCGCGCTGGAGATCCGGCTGGACCTCGACGTCGAACTCGGGCGCCACGGCGAGGTCATCGCCGAACTGATCTCGCTGACCGGCAAGCACCCACTCCGGGAGCAGTTGTGCCGACTGCTCATGCTCGCGCTCTACCGCTCCGGGCGGCAGGCCGAGGCGCTGGAGGCCTACCGCAGAACGCGATCGACCCTGGTGGCCGAACTGGGCATCGAACCTGGCGCGCCGTTGCGGGACCTGCACGATCGCATCCTGGCGGCCGACGCGTCCCTCGCTCCCTCTTCGCCCCAGGAGGAGTCGGTTGACCCGCAGTCGGAGCCGCCGGCCGTCCCGCCGACCGCCACGCCTGCGGACCCGGTCCGGTCGGCCGCCCCGTCGGCGGACCCGGTTCGTCCCGCTGAGGCGCCCGCGGTGCGCCCGGCCCAACTGCCCGCCGATCTGCCCACGTTCACCGGCCGGGACGTGGAACTCGACGAGACCCGGGCCCTGTTACCCGAGGGCGGCAGCCTCCCGGCAACCGTGGTGATCAGCGCGATCGGCGGCATGGCCGGCATAGGCAAGACGACCCTGGCGGTGCACTGGGCCCACCGGATCGCCGACCGCTTCCCCGACGGACAGCTCTTCATCAACCTGCGCGGTTTCGATCCGACCGGCTCGATCGTGCCGCCGGAGGAGGCCATCCGTATCTTCATCGACGCGCTCGGTGTCCCCCCGCAGCGGATCCCCGCCGCGCCCGAGGCCCAGGCGGCGCTGTACCGAAGCATGTTGGCCCAGCGGCGGGTGCTGATCCTTCTGGACAACGCCCGCGACACGGACCAGGTCCGCCCGCTGCTGCCCGGCTCCCCCGGCTGCCTGGTCATCGTCACCAGCCGCAACCAGCTCACCGGCCTGGTCGCCGGCGACGGGGCGCATCCGCTGACTCTGAACCAGCTGACATCGGGCGAGGCACACGACTTCCTGGTGCGCCGGCTCGGCACCGGGCGGCCGTCGGCGGAACCGGAGGCGGCGGAGGAGATCGTCACGCGGTGTGCCCGGCTGCCGCTGGCGTTGGCCATCGTCGCCGCCCGGGCCGCCGCTCACCCCGGCTTCCCGCTCAGTGCCATCGCCGAGGAACTGCGCAGTTCTCAGGGCAGCCTCGACGCCTTCGCGGGGAGCGACATCACCATCGACGTACGGGCCGTGTTCTCCTCGTCGTACCAGGCCCTGTCGGCCCCGGCCGCTCGGCTGTTCCGGCTGCTGGGCCTGCACTGCGGCCCGGACATCTCCGCGCCCGGCGCGGCCGGTCTCGCCGGGCTCCCCCTCCGTGAGACCCGCGGCCTGCTCGCCGAGCTGACCCGCGCCCACCTGCTCATCGAGCACTTTCCCGGCCGCTACACCCTGCATGACCTACTGCGTGTCTACGCCGCCGAGCGCGTGCGCGCCGAGGAGACACCGCAGGAGCGGGACCTGGCCCTTGAGCGGATCCTGGGCTGGTATCTGCACACCGCGGACGCCGCCTACGCGCACATCACCCCGAACCGCCGCCGAGTCCCGCTCGAACCGCTGCCCTCCTGCTGCCTGCCACTGGCATTCACGACGTACGAGCAGGCCCTGGACTGGTGCGAGACCGAACGGGCCAACCTGGTCGCCGCGGTGCACACGGCCGCCGCGTCCGGGCAGCCGGGGGTCGCATGGCGGCTGCCCGCCGTCCTGTGGGGGTTCTTCTACCTGCGCAGTCATACGCGCGACTGGGACGACACCGCCCGGACGGGGCTGTCCGCCGCCCGCGCCGCCCACGACCGCGCGGGCGAGGGCCAGGGCCTCGTGGACGTGGCAGCCGCCGCGCGCCACTTGGGCCGGTTCGACGAGGCCATCGACCACCTTCGGCAGGCGATGGTCATCCACCGTGAGCTCGGAGCGACAGATGCCAGAGCGACGGCCGTGGCCAATCTGGGCGATGTCTATCTGCAAGCCGGCCAACTCGACAAGGCCGTCGAGTACATCCGCCGCGGGCTGGCCATGGACCGGGTCATCGGCAGCGCATGGGGCCAGGGCATCGCCCTGAGCAACCTGGGTGACGTCTATCAGCGGCTCGGCCGGTTCGACGAGGCCGTCGACTGCCTGGAGCAGGCGTTGACCGTCCTGCGCGCCAGCGGCAACCTCTGGGTCGAAGGCGTCACCCTCGACATCCTCGGCACGG from Streptomyces sp. NBC_00878 harbors:
- the rsgA gene encoding ribosome small subunit-dependent GTPase A, giving the protein MTSSSAFSSAFSALAPYGWDEAWADEFAPYDTEGLLPGRVIRVDRGQCDVVTADGILRADTAFVTPHDPMRVVCTGDWVAVEPGGNPRYVRTYLPRRTAFVRSTSSKRSEGQILAANVDFVIIAVSLAVELDLGRIERFLALAWESGAQPLVVLTKADLVPDAVGLAYLVQDVETTAPGVQVLAVSSMDGDGLDVLGAVVSGGTSVLLGQSGAGKSTLANALLGEDVMAVHAARDVDGKGRHTTTTRNLLVLPGGGVLIDTPGLRGVGLFDAGSGVGQVFSEIEELAESCRFQDCAHEAEPGCAVVAAAGSGVLPERRLESYRKLLRENQRIVAKTDARVRAELRKEWKRRGAAGRAAMEAKRGIQGRG
- a CDS encoding BTAD domain-containing putative transcriptional regulator, which gives rise to MNAYEDSVRFAVLGPIRAWLGEQELDLGSPQQRAVLAALLLRRGRPVPLAELLDAVWGEEQPAASISVLRTYVSRLRKVLEPGRDAAEAPLLVVSVGDGYLVRLPEDALDLTVFEQRVTEAKRLRAAGELSAAADLLHAALGGWQGAALAGLPGPLAESEGSRLNEERLTALEIRLDLDVELGRHGEVIAELISLTGKHPLREQLCRLLMLALYRSGRQAEALEAYRRTRSTLVAELGIEPGAPLRDLHDRILAADASLAPSSPQEESVDPQSEPPAVPPTATPADPVRSAAPSADPVRPAEAPAVRPAQLPADLPTFTGRDVELDETRALLPEGGSLPATVVISAIGGMAGIGKTTLAVHWAHRIADRFPDGQLFINLRGFDPTGSIVPPEEAIRIFIDALGVPPQRIPAAPEAQAALYRSMLAQRRVLILLDNARDTDQVRPLLPGSPGCLVIVTSRNQLTGLVAGDGAHPLTLNQLTSGEAHDFLVRRLGTGRPSAEPEAAEEIVTRCARLPLALAIVAARAAAHPGFPLSAIAEELRSSQGSLDAFAGSDITIDVRAVFSSSYQALSAPAARLFRLLGLHCGPDISAPGAAGLAGLPLRETRGLLAELTRAHLLIEHFPGRYTLHDLLRVYAAERVRAEETPQERDLALERILGWYLHTADAAYAHITPNRRRVPLEPLPSCCLPLAFTTYEQALDWCETERANLVAAVHTAAASGQPGVAWRLPAVLWGFFYLRSHTRDWDDTARTGLSAARAAHDRAGEGQGLVDVAAAARHLGRFDEAIDHLRQAMVIHRELGATDARATAVANLGDVYLQAGQLDKAVEYIRRGLAMDRVIGSAWGQGIALSNLGDVYQRLGRFDEAVDCLEQALTVLRASGNLWVEGVTLDILGTVHRRLHRYDEAVEHYHEALKTHRDIGNRWGEGHTLGNLGDAQLAADEPEAARISWGQALAIFAEFDHPDAEKIRERLGRLEDDPAGAAGAAPGRTA